The following proteins are encoded in a genomic region of Salminus brasiliensis chromosome 25, fSalBra1.hap2, whole genome shotgun sequence:
- the cd59a gene encoding CD59 glycoprotein, which produces MKAFVGVSVVFGLALLGLGSAIKCYKCRDYTGSCTKTQDCRFEDSCLTLNERGGDTYRQCIKYSDCEFAMLSQMFPHVSSFTYKCCNSDLCNGAPMTIASSSLLSLLVSLAVLWWCVL; this is translated from the exons ATGAAAGCCTTTGTGGGTGTAAGTGTGGTGTTTGGTCTGGCCCTGCTTGGACTGG GCTCTGCAATTAAGTGTTACAAGTGTCGGGACTACACTGGCAGTTGCACTAAAACCCAGGACTGCAGGTTTGAGGACTCGTGCCTGACACTGAATGAAAGAG GTGGTGATACGTACCGGCAGTGTATAAAATATTCAGACTGTGAGTTCGCCATGCTCTCACAGATGTTTCCACATGTCTCCAGCTTCACGTATAAATGCTGCAACTCTGACCTGTGTAACGGAGCGCCCATGACCATAGCCAGTAGCTCACTGCTGAGCTTACTGGTCTCATTGGCAGTGTTGTGGTGGTGTGTCCTCTGA